A window of the Hordeum vulgare subsp. vulgare chromosome 5H, MorexV3_pseudomolecules_assembly, whole genome shotgun sequence genome harbors these coding sequences:
- the LOC123452603 gene encoding fasciclin-like arabinogalactan protein 16 codes for MGAPAYGAVLLLALALAVAAAETARPEQPTLPAAGGGAGGGDGAVTASVVNASGAGVNSNSVLVALLDSHYTELAELVEKALLLQTLEDAVGRHNVTIFAPRNEALERDLDPEFKRFLLEPRNLRSLQTLLLFHVLPARHPAGSWPAASHPTLSGEDVELAAGANGSMRVAHAAVTRPDAVLRPDGVIHGIERLLVPRSVQEDFNRRRSLAAISAVLPTGAPEVDPRTHRLKKPAPPVLPGAPPVLPVWDAMAPGPSIAPAPAPGPGNGKHHFDGHSQVKDFIQTLVLYGGYNELADILVNLTSLATEMGRLVSEGYVLTVLAPNDEAMARLTTDQLSEPGSPENILYYHMIPEYQTEESMYNAVRRFGKVRYDTLRLPHKVVAREADGSVKFGQGEGSAYLFDPDIYTDGRISVQGIDAVLLPEDDKKPATPVSTPERKAPAVTGSRKSKLRRGKLLEATCRMAGVLGQRSRLASCQ; via the coding sequence ATGGGTGCGCCGGCGTACGGCGCCGTGCTCCTCTTAGCCCTCGCGCTGGCCGTGGCCGCCGCCGAGACGGCCCGGCCGGAGCAACCCACATTGCCCGCCGCCGGCGGTGGCGCCGGCGGTGGCGACGGGGCGGTGACCGCGTCCGTCGTCAACGCGTCCGGGGCGGGGGTGAACTCCAACTCGGTGCTGGTGGCGCTGCTGGACTCGCACTACACGGAGCTGGCGGAGCTGGTGGAGAAGGCGCTGCTGCTGCAGACGCTGGAGGACGCCGTGGGGCGGCACAACGTCACCATCTTCGCGCCCCGGAACGAGGCGCTGGAGCGGGACCTCGACCCGGAGTTCAAGCGCTTCCTGCTGGAGCCCCGCAACCTGAGGTCGCTCCAGACGCTGCTGCTCTTCCACGTCCTCCCCGCGCGCCACCCGGCGGGGTCGTGGCCGGCCGCGTCCCACCCCACCCTCTCCGGCGAGGACGTCGAGCTCGCCGCCGGGGCCAACGGGTCCATGCGCGTCGCCCACGCCGCCGTCACCCGCCCCGACGCCGTGCTCCGGCCCGACGGCGTCATCCACGGCATCGAGCGCCTCCTCGTCCCCCGCTCCGTGCAGGAGGACTTCAACCGCCGCCGCAGCCTCGCCGCGATCTCGGCCGTGCTccccaccggcgcgcccgaggtcGACCCCAGGACGCACCGGCTCAAGAAGCCCGCCCCGCCCGTGCTCCCCGGCGCGCCCCCCGTGCTCCCCGTGTGGGACGCCATGGCCCCCGGCCCGTCCATCGCCCCCGCGCCCGCGCCCGGCCCGGGCAACGGGAAGCACCACTTCGACGGGCACAGCCAGGTCAAGGACTTCATCCAGACCCTGGTCCTCTACGGCGGGTACAACGAGCTGGCCGACATCCTGGTGAACCTCACCTCGCTGGCCACCGAGATGGGGCGGCTGGTGTCGGAGGGGTACGTGCTGACCGTGCTGGCGCCCAACGACGAGGCCATGGCGCGGCTGACCACGGACCAGCTGAGCGAGCCCGGGTCGCCGGAGAACATCCTCTACTACCACATGATCCCGGAGTACCAGACGGAGGAGAGCATGTACAACGCCGTCCGCCGGTTCGGCAAGGTGCGGTACGACACGCTGCGGCTGCCGCACAAGGTGGTGGCGAGGGAGGCCGACGGCTCCGTCAAGTTCGGCCAGGGCGAGGGCTCCGCCTACCTCTTCGACCCGGACATCTACACGGACGGCAGGATCTCGGTGCAGGGCATCGACGCCGTGCTGCTCCCGGAGGACGACAAGAAGCCGGCCACGCCGGTCTCCACCCCGGAGAGGAAGGCGCCCGCCGTCACCGGCTCCAGGAAGAGCAAGCTCCGGCGAG